The stretch of DNA atttacattttcattaagttAGCCTGATCTACGCggtaaacatattttgtttgttatcaaaaaaatatctactctagagggacttggctgttgttattgattctatttggaagtctaccggaagttaagttaggtccacaaaagcgcgcatgtgcagtaacgtttgtttatgttgttgctgttgaaaccgtctatagattCCACATCTTCGTGAAGGACCTATAAATAGTCCACAGTTGGAGTTTGATTGAAATATTGGGACAGCTGATGAAGCCTAAAGTCCCGGCAGCAAAGCGGAACTGATTCAGCCTGCCTTTTCTTTTTCAGCCAGTAACAGAAGTTTGGTACAGAGACCGCTGGAATAGCCATTGACTTCATTGTGACCCTCAGGGATACTGCACGATCAGTATGGCTCTACCCATAGATCCCATGAAGGAGACGCGGATTTACCAGCAAACTCTTCTGCAGGATGGTCTGTACGATCTTCTGGAGAGTGATATGATGGTTTATTGGGGATGATCTTGAAATACCTCTACACCTCAAACATCAATGTGACAGAGCAAAACATACAAGACATCTTCGCTCTGGCCAACATGCTTCAGATCCTCTTGATTTTCACGTATTTGTGTCTCGTTCCTGCAGAAGAGACTGAGTTTGAGAAACTGTTTGGTGATTTTCCGACTGGGCCTGATGCTGGATTGTCCTCGTCTGGCCATATCGGCAAGTAACTTCGCTTGTGAACGCTTCCAGTTAATTGCTCGGGAAGAAGAATTCCTGCAGCTGACTCCAAGTGAACTGGCAGCCATTATCGCATCGGACTCTTTGAATGTAGAAACAGAGCAAGATGTTTTTGAGTCTTTGATCAAGTGGATTGGACATGACCAAGAGAAGAGGCTGGAGGACCTACCGTGTCTGCTGGATTGTGTAAGATTACGTCTGGTTCCCGAGGACTACTTCACCAAAAATGTGGAGAAACATGAATGGTTGAGCTCAAATCCAGTGATCACCAAGAAACTGCAACTGGTCAAAGATGCCCATGCCGGGAAGCTTCCTGAAgtcaagaagaacaaaagcaaAAAGAGTGCAGGTCAGGAAGGAGAGGAGGAGGGAGATGAAGAGCAGGAAGAAGAGCAGGAGGAGCTACTTCCAGGAATCCTGAAAGACAATCTGCAGTTTGGGATGTTCTTGAGAGACTTGATCTTCTTGATCAATGACACTGCATCGGTAGTTTATGACCCAATGGGAAATGATTGTTATGTGGCGTCACTCTCCAACCAAATTCCCCAAAACCACTGCAGTCTGGTCACAAAGGAAAATCAGATATCTGTGGCAGGTGGACTATTTTTTTAATGAGCAGAGCAAAGACAAACAGATATATTCATACTTTTTGCTGGTAAAGGACTACTTTCCTTCATTTACTTGatttcataaagtcattattttctcaAAGTCATTAATTCTGCACATTGGGAAGTTTATGTAGTGTACATAAATCATAGACAACGTGTTTTTGTCTCTATCCAGCTAAATTTAGCTATTAGTGAAAGGCAGACCCCATGGAATCACTAGTTTTCTGTGAAACAGAGTCTGGGCaggatatttagatattttggtCTGTCCCTTATTGTTGAAAAACCAAGATGTTTAGCATAGTTTTAGCAATTTTTCTAAAGTGTTAGAAATCTGTGCCTAAAGAAATAACCAAACTTGAACTATACTGTAATATCAAGGGAATGTTTTGCATTTGTTGGGGATGACTTGGCATATTTTCTGTGAAGCACATGGAAGatatttctcttcttttttttgtagttCGGAATGaatcatctatatttttttttattgtttttcccAGTATTTTATAGacaatatattaaatgtaatggTTTATTTTGCTCTTATTCTAAAACTTTATATAGTCAGTGTTTAAGAATACAATGACATTGAACCATTCCACGAGTCTGGCTGGCCATCCAGTCTTAATAGTTCCAAGTAAACGAGTTTGGCTTGCTGTCCTCAACAGAGGTTCAAACCCAAGGCTCGGCTTAAGCTGCTAACTCGATTACCTTATTGTGGTACTACATAAAGGGAGAATAACAGAAATAGAGGTGGAGATGGGGAGGTGGAGGAATAATTGTTGCTGGGATGGCACAATGACTGCTGCTTATTAGGCTCATAATGAGGACTGGCAGGAAACAAATGATTAGGCTCCTCCCTTCATTTAATAGAAAAGACACTAACATCTCAGAACATTCTAGGAAGGTTAATTT from Carassius carassius chromosome 35, fCarCar2.1, whole genome shotgun sequence encodes:
- the klhl40b gene encoding LOW QUALITY PROTEIN: kelch-like protein 40b (The sequence of the model RefSeq protein was modified relative to this genomic sequence to represent the inferred CDS: inserted 2 bases in 2 codons; deleted 2 bases in 2 codons), encoding MALPIDPMKETRIYQQTLLQDGLYDLLESDXDGLLGMILKYLYTSNINVTEQNIQDIFALANMLQILLIFTICVSFLQKRLSLRNCLVIFRLGLMLDCPRLAISASNFACERFQLIAREEEFLQLTPSELAAIIASDSLNVETEQDVFESLIKWIGHDQEKRLEDLPCLLDCVRLRLVPEDYFTKNVEKHEWLSSNPVITKKLQLVKDAHAGKLPEVKKNKSKKSAGQEGEEEGDEEQEEEQEELLPGILKDNLQFGMFLRDLIFLINDTASVVYDPMGNDCYVASLSNQIPQNHCSLVTKENQISVAGGYFFNEQSKDKQIYSYFLLFDPTTSDWMGMPPIPSGRFLFSMGEAENLIFIIGGKEMNEGERFLDTVMVYDRQEFKTKQSDPLPYLVQRHGVMSHNELIYXGGKGENKYCLNRVCVYDTKKRQWKDLAPLNTACLLFWVTIHKNKIYVAA